One genomic region from Gossypium hirsutum isolate 1008001.06 chromosome D13, Gossypium_hirsutum_v2.1, whole genome shotgun sequence encodes:
- the LOC107919836 gene encoding uncharacterized protein — protein MMMMETPESGRAVALEFPASETPSSSRVPRRIRKRLLAECKSPSTVEEIEAKLRHADLRRQQFYESLSSKARSKPRSPSRSSNEEDLGQRLEAKLQAAEQKRLSILAKAQMRLVKLDELRQAAKTGVEMRFEKEREKLGTKVQSRVQQAEANRMLIFEAYSQRRATLRERSSQSLLRRMARENKYKELVRAAIHQKRAAAEKKRLGLLEAEKKKACARISQVKRVAKSISHQREIERRTMKDQLEDRLQRAKRQRAEYLRQRGRSHKSVQENYTRMYKQAELLSRKLARCWRWFIRQRKTTLNLAKAFDSLKINENSVKRMPFEQVALLIESVTTLQTVKALLDRIESRIKAARAVGATDHLSSLDNIDHLLKRVATPKRRTTPRTSMRSRETKRVVSGKEAAKSLTTVSRYPVRVFLCAYMILGHPEAVLSGQGEREIALAKSAEAFVREFELLVKIILEGPIQSPDEESDSTLSKPLTFRSQLAAFDKAWCSYLSSFMVWKVKDARSLEEDLVRAACQLELSMIQKCKLTPEGDKTALTHDMKAIQRQVMEDQKLLREKVQHLCGDAGIERMECALSETRTKFFQSEEGGSQTGSPITPSLSSSTDGSPSSLTARTDNGTDLAQMPNRVVRSLFKDDEDSTSSSKNSVSSVTSSSHLNTQLASSIEKQPVSENELIVNEFLHEKCGFVDSISGIEEDQNGIKAKIRETMEKAFWDGIMESMSQDKPNYDRVLELVKEVRDEICEMAPKSWREEIIDAIDLKILSQVLKSGNLDIDYLGRIMGFALTTLQKLSSPANDDEMKAANQRLLKELTEICEAKEKPDHSPALAMIKGLRFVLEQIQDLKQEISKARIRMMEPLLKGPAGLDYLRKAFQNHYGSPSNAGSSLPLTMRWLSSAWNCKDQEWEEHQNSVSTLKAQDSSSRDVHTPITLKTGGSYNSANASQMKFVNPSKVTECKGDQVDMVVRLGLLKLVSGVSGLTSDSLPETFTLNLARLRGVQAEIQKIIVISTSILICRQIFSSEQVVASPTDMESIILICTKRLLELLDRVEDVGIEGIVEVISGFSRVTDEDKVQMWKVMMGRMLAKSLQAGDVVFEKVWRAVYLAFRGVVFGGSGVYGRKLVEIALRQVGAGTGSGLLTERVVKAAEVLVVAATVSVNVHGPWYITLIGNMRLYL, from the exons ATGATGATGATGGAGACGCCGGAGAGTGGGAGAGCGGTGGCTTTGGAATTTCCGGCGAGTGAGACGCCGTCGTCTTCGCGTGTGCCGAGGAGGATTCGGAAGAGGCTTCTTGCTGAGTGTAAGAGTCCTTCCACTGTAGAAGAAATCGAAGCCAAGCTTCGACATGCGGATCTTCGTAGGCAG CAATTCTATGAAAGCCTGTCAAGCAAGGCAAGGTCAAAGCCAAGAAGCCCCTCCAGGTCCTCAAATGAGGAAGATCTTGGTCAGCGCCTTGAAGCGAAGCTCCAAGCTGCCGAGCAGAAAAG GTTGAGCATTTTGGCTAAGGCTCAGATGCGCCTAGTGAAGTTAGATGAATTGCGGCAAGCAGCAAAAACTGGGGTAGAAATGCGTTTTGAGAAGGAACGTGAGAAGCTTGGCACGAAAGTTCAATCACGGGTTCAACAGGCAGAGGCTAATAGAATGCTTATCTTTGAGGCTTACAGCCAGCGGAGGGCAACCCTAAGAGAGAGATCATCACAATCATTGTTACGAAGGATGGCTAGAGAAAATAAATATAAGGAGCTTGTGCGTGCTGCTATTCATCAAAAGCGTGCTGCTGCTGAGAAAAAGCGACTGGGGCTGCTTGAAGCAGAGAAGAAGAAAGCTTGTGCTAGGATTTCGCAAGTTAAGAGAGTTGCTAAGTCAATCTCTCATCAGCGTGAGATTGAGAGGAGGACAATGAAAGACCAGTTAGAAGACAGACTGCAAAGG GCAAAGAGACAGAGAGCAGAGTACTTGAGGCAGAGAGGAAGATCACATAAATCTGTTCAAGAGAACTATACCAGGATGTACAAGCAAGCTGAACTGCTTTCTAGAAAATTAGCAAG GTGCTGGAGGTGGTTCATTAGGCAGAGAAAAACTACTTTAAACTTGGCAAAAGCCTTTGATTCCTTGAAAATCAATGAGAATTCTGTTAAGCGAATGCCATTTGAACAAGTTGCTCTTCTGATTGAATCAGTTACTACCCTTCAAACTGTGAAAGCTTTGCTCGATCGAATTGAGAGCCGCATTAAGGCCGCAAGAGCAGTTGGTGCTACTGATCATCTATCCAGTTTGGATAACATTGACCATCTTCTCAAAAGAGTTGCTACTCCGAAGAGGAGGACCACTCCCAGGACCTCAATGAGAAGCAGAGAGACTAAGAGAGTTGTGTCAGGAAAGGAGGCTGCCAAAAGTCTTACTACAGTATCAAGGTATCCTGTCAGAGTATTTCTTTGTGCATACATGATATTGGGCCACCCTGAGGCTGTTTTAAGTGGTCAAGGAGAGCGAGAGATTGCTTTGGCCAAGTCTGCAGAAGCATTTGTTCGAGAGTTCGAATTGTTGGTAAAGATCATTTTAGAGGGTCCAATACAGAGTCCGGATGAGGAGTCTGACTCTACATTAAGTAAACCTTTGACATTTAGGTCACAGCTCGCAGCATTTGATAAAGCATGGTGCTCCTACCTTAGTTCTTTCATGGTGTGGAAGGTTAAGGATGCTCGGTCATTGGAAGAGGACTTGGTAAGAGCTGCTTGCCAGCTTGAGCTCTCAATGATACAAAAGTGCAAGTTGACTCCAGAAGGAGATAAGACTGCTCTTACTCATGATATGAAGGCTATTCAAAGACAG GTTATGGAAGATCAAAAACTTTTAAGGGAGAAAGTGCAACATTTGTGTGGAGATGCTGGAATTGAACGAATGGAATGTGCACTATCTGAAACACGGACTAAATTTTTTCAATCAGAGGAAGGTGGCAGCCAAACAGGATCACCAATTACGCCCTCCCTATCTTCAAGCACAGATGGTTCTCCTAGTTCTTTGACTGCTAGAACTGATAATGGAACTGATCTGGCTCAGATGCCAAACCGTGTTGTCCGCTCTCTGTTTAAGGACGATGAAGATAGCACATCCTCATCCAAGAATTCTGTTTCCTCTGTGACTAGCAGCAGCCATTTAAACACTCAGTTAGCATCTTCTATTGAAAAGCAACCAGTCTCTGAGAATGAATTGATTGTTAatgaatttcttcatgaaaagtgtGGTTTTGTTGATAGCATCAGTGGCATCGAGGAAGATCAAAATGGCATAAAG GCAAAGATAAGAGAAACAATGGAGAAGGCTTTCTGGGACGGGATCATGGAATCTATGAGTCAGGATAAGCCCAATTATGACAGAGTTCTTGAGCTTGTGAAGGAAGTCAGGGATGAAATTTGTGAAATGGCTCCTAAGAGTTGGAGAGAAGAAATAATCGATGCTATTGATCTAAAAATTCTCTCCCAG GTGCTGAAGTCAGGCAACCTGGACATTGACTATCTTGGAAGGATTATGGGGTTTGCATTGACCACTTTGCAGAAGCTCTCCTCTCCAGCCAATGATGATGAAATGAAAGCTGCTAACCAGAGGTTATTGAAAGAGTTAACTGAGATATGTGAAGCCAAGGAGAAGCCGGATCATTCTCCTGCCCTTGCAATGATAAAGGGTCTACGTTTTGTCCTTGAGCAGATTCAG GATCTTAAGCAAGAGATCAGCAAAGCTCGTATAAGGATGATGGAGCCATTGCTGAAGGGACCTGCAGGTTTGGATTACCTTCGGAAAGCATTTCAGAACCATTATGGGTCTCCTTCCAATGCTGGGTCTTCTTTACCATTGACAATGCGGTGGCTTTCGTCTGCTTGGAACTGTAAAGATCAAGAATGGGAAGAACACCAAAATTCTGTGTCAACTTTGAAGGCCCAGGATAGTTCTTCTCGGGATGTTCATACTCCCATCACGCTTAAAACTGGTGGAAGCTACAATTCAGCAAATGCAAGCCAAATGAAATTTGTAAACCCTTCTAAAGTTACAG AATGCAAGGGAGATCAAGTTGATATGGTGGTGAGGCTTGGTTTGCTGAAGTTAGTAAGTGGAGTTTCTGGTCTAACTTCGGATTCTCTGCCGGAAACCTTTACTCTTAACCTCGCCAGATTGAGGGGTGTTCAAGCTGAGATTCAGAAGATAATTGTAATATCCACGAG CATTCTTATTTGTCGGCAAATTTTCTCAAGCGAGCAAGTTGTAGCTAGCCCTACTGACATGGAAAGCATAATATTGATTTGCACCAAGCGGCTCTTGGAGCTCTTAGACCGTGTTGAAGATGTCGGAATTGAAGGGATTGTTGAAGTAATCAGTGGGTTCTCAAGAGTAACAGACGAGGATAAGGTTCAAATGTGGAAAGTTATGATGGGGAGGATGCTAGCAAAGAGCTTGCAAGCTGGGGATGTGGTGTTTGAAAAGGTATGGCGTGCTGTTTACTTAGCTTTTAGAGGGGTTGTGTTTGGGGGGAGTGGTGTCTACGGTAGAAAGTTGGTGGAAATTGCCCTCCGGCAAGTCGGGGCTGGGACAGGCAGTGGTTTACTGACTGAAAGGGTGGTGAAAGCAGCGGAGGTGTTGGTGGTTGCAGCTACAGTTTCTGTCAACGTCCATGGGCCTTGGTATATAACCTTGATTGGCAATATGCGATTGTATTTGTAG
- the LOC107919835 gene encoding ATP-dependent DNA helicase Q-like 4A, with protein sequence MPDQSNSVESHKCYDKLPKVNWLQHFDAHDKFACQKKFLCTNFLFSLEGQKPQGTMFARLTSRQIQNSQIFQHTQVEKAWQILSSLPASCRTYLKPGTSAPVKTSTDEISHNRRGRSTLVEPSGMKWSEHMHVHPNSSETDGKVNGFGRCMTSSFPSNNANTMESGNNLRGNSGITTSMFSHSNSKVSGGSLKNQTFHGVQQEQSAEVLASEIDDDDLLKDIDVDQIVSEHYQSTCTPQPSVSKFPPITPSVDKNAFAGQETCLPPELCSNCSHGCKLGHCPEAASHVQEMKDMLIAVSNELLDNATNLSSEQIEKLRQDRLQLNKQIQQLEKYISDVERQKSNFSASTATLSFQYGTPQTTSLRPNPIQFDTQVHSRNEPNGYDNWNSPTVPFSSVNSFGVPSGPIEREPYIPQIIDVNYIEGSNDQKWSSRDFPWTRKLEANNKKVFGNHSFRPNQREVINATMSGYDVFVLMPTGGGKSLTYQLPALICPGITLVISPLVSLIQDQIMHLLQANIPAAYLSANMDWSEQQEILRELTSDYCKYKLLYVTPEKVARSDVLLRHLNILNSRDLLARIVIDEAHCVSQWGHDFRPDYQGLGILKQKFPKTPVLALTATATASVKEDVVQALGLINCIIFRQSFNRPNLWYSVIPKTKKCVEDIDKFIKENHFDECGIIYCLSRMDCEKVSEKLQEYGHKAAFYHGNMDPAQRAFIQKQWSKDEINIICATVAFGMGINKPDVRFVIHHSLPKSIEGYHQECGRAGRDGQRSSCLLYYSYSDYIRVKHMISQGAAEQSPLITGHSRFNNSGRILETNTENLLRMVSYCENDVDCRRLLQLLHFGEKFDSTHCQKTCDNCCKTRSSVDKDVTNIAKQLVELVKLTGQQFSSSHILEVYRGSLSQFVKKHRHETLSLHGVGKHLAKGEASRIIHHLVVEEYLLEDVKKSDIYGSVSSVLKVNESQVKNLFSGRQAIIIRFPSTVKVGKLSKPEVTPAKGSLTTSGKLSPPRVDTPAQSQSVVDLNLSAKLYSALRMLRTILVKEAGEGVMAYHIFGNATLQHISKRVPRTKEELLEINGIGKAKILKYGDRLLETIEATIKEHYKTDKINSGSSNDSNDSAKRRRNTNANIDNNDDFSRSTGRSKRRTVERQDKDGNSDNNHQYPADENDLDFDDLDYVYDVESKENRPQVEVNINGRMLPSWPRT encoded by the exons ATGCCCGA TCAAAGCAATTCAGTTGAATCTCACAAATGTTATGACAAACTTCCCAAAGTCAATTGGTTGCAGCATTTCGACGCACATGATAAGTTTGCATGTCAAAAGAAGTTTCTGTGTACGAATTTCCTATTCTCCCTAGAAGGGCAAAAACCTCAAGGAACAATGTTTGCACG GTTAACTTCCCGCCAGATTCAGAATTCCCAAATATTTCAGCATACGCAAGTTGAAAAG GCTTGGCAGATTCTTTCTAGCCTTCCAGCATCTTGCAGGACCTACTTAAAACCAGGAACAAGTGCTCCAGTTAAGACTTCAACAGATGAGATTTCACATAATCGGAGAGGAAGATCTACCCTTGTAGAGCCATCAGGCATGAAGTGGTCTGAACATATGCATGTGCATCCAAACAGCAGTGAAACTGATGGCAAGGTCAATGGATTTGGAAGGTGCATGACCAGTTCTTTTCCATCAAATAATGCCAATACCATGGAAAGCGGAAATAATTTACGAGGGAACAGTGGGATTACAACATCGATGTTCAGCCATAGCAATTCTAAAGTTTCTGGCGGATCATTAAAGAATCAAACTTTCCATGGTGTCCAACAGGAGCAGTCTGCAGAGGTTTTGGCTAgtgaaattgatgatgatgacttACTGAAG GATATTGATGTGGATCAGATTGTCTCAGAACATTATCAGTCAACTTGTACACCTCAACCTTCAGTTTCTAAATTTCCGCCTATTACCCCAAGTGTCGATAAAAATGCTTTTGCAGGACAAGAAACTTGTTTGCCTCCTGAATTATGCTCAAACTGCAGTCATGGGTGTAAG TTAGGACACTGCCCAGAAGCAGCAAGTCATGTACAGGAAATGAAAGACATGTTAATTGCCGTGTCTAATGAATTACTTGACAATGCTACCAACCTGAGTTCCGAGCAGATAGAGAAGCTTCGCCAAGATAG GTTGCAGCTAAATAAGCAAATTCAGCAGCTTGAGAAATATATCTCTGATGTGGAAAGGCAAAAGTCAAATTTTTCGGCATCTACAGCAACTCTCAGCTTCCAATATGGAACACCACAAACAACATCATTACGCCCTAACCCAATTCAGTTTGATACCCAGGTTCATTCCCGTAATGAACCAAATGGGTATGACAATTGGAATTCACCAACAGTTCCTTTCTCTTCTGTAAATAGTTTTGGTGTTCCATCAGGTCCTATTGAAAGAGAACCATACATTCCACAGATTATTGACGTAAATTATATTGAAGGCTCAAATGACCAAAAGTGGAGTAGTAGAGATTTTCCATGGACTAGAAAGCTGGAG GCAAATAACAAGAAGGTGTTTGGAAACCACTCGTTTCGCCCCAACCAAAGAGAGGTTATTAATGCCACAATGAGTGGGTATGATGTTTTTGTTCTTATGCCTACAGGAGGGGGGAAGAGCCTGACGTATCAG CTGCCTGCTCTTATCTGTCCAGGAATAACATTGGTGATTTCTCCCCTAGTTTCACTCATCCAAGATCAAATAATGCATTTGTTGCAG GCAAATATACCTGCTGCTTACTTGAGTGCCAATATGGATTGGAGTGAACAACAGGAGATCCTTAGAGAGCTTACTTCTGATTATTGTAAATACAAGTTGTTATACGTTACACCAGAGAAAGTGGCTAG GAGTGATGTCCTCTTGCGGCATCTGAACATTCTAAATTCACGTGACTTGCTTGCAAGGATTGTGATTGATGAAGCTCATTGTGTGAGTCAGTGGGGGCATGACTTTAGACCGGATTATCAG GGCCTTGGTATATTGAAACAGAAGTTTCCAAAGACTCCAGTTTTAGCTTTAACTGCTACTGCAACAGCCAGTGTAAAAGAAGATGTTGTGCAAGCTCTTGGTCTCATTAACTGCATCATATTCAGGCAAAGTTTTAATCGCCCAAATTTATG GTATTCTGTTATCCCCAAAACCAAGAAATGTGTGGAAGATATCGATAAGTTCATCAAAGAAAACCATTTTGATGAATGTGGAATTATTTATTGTCTTTCTAGAATGGATTGTGAAAAAGTTTCGGAGAAGTTGCAG GAATATGGGCATAAGGCAGCATTTTACCATGGTAATATGGATCCTGCACAACGTGCCTTTATTCAAAAGCAGTggagcaaagatgaaatcaaCATAATTTGTGCTACAGTGGCATTTGGAATGG GTATCAACAAACCAGATGTTCGCTTTGtcattcatcattctcttccAAAATCAATTGAAGGTTACCATCAG GAGTGTGGTCGTGCTGGTCGAGATGGTCAACGCTCATCTTGCTTATTGTATTATAGCTACAGCGATTAT ATACGAGTCAAGCATATGATTAGTCAAGGAGCTGCAGAGCAAAGCCCCTTGATTACTGGACATAGTCGCTTTAATAATTCAGGGAGGATATTGGAAACAAATACTGAAAATCTCCTACGCATG GTCAGTTATTGTGAAAATGATGTTGATTGCAGACGTCTTTTACAGCTTcttcattttggagaaaaattCGATTCCACACACTGCCAAAAAACTTGTGATAATTGTTGCAAGACTAGAAGTTCTGTTGATAAGGATGTCACAAATATAGCAAAACAACTG GTTGAACTTGTAAAATTAACAGGCCAGCAGTTTTCATCATCGCATATTTTAGAAGTCTACAGAGGTTCCTTAAGCCAATTT GTCAAAAAACATAGACATGAGACTTTGAGCCTGCACGGTGTGGGAAAACATCTAGCCAAAGGTGAAGCTTCCCGCATAATACATCATCTCGTTGTTGAGGAGTACCTTTTGGAAGACGTTAAAAAGAGTGATATTTATGGATCTGTGTCATCAGTGCTGAAG GTGAATGAATCCCAGGTTAAAAATCTCTTCTCTGGCAGGCAGGCAATCATAATAAG ATTCCCTAGCACTGTAAAAGTAGGTAAACTGAGCAAACCAGAAGTGACTCCAGCAAAAGGCTCATTGACCACATCAGGGAAGCTAAGTCCTCCAAGAGTTGACACTCCGGCCCAATCTCAGTCCGTAGTTGACTTG AATCTGTCTGCAAAACTGTATTCTGCTTTGCGAATGCTTCGAACCATTCTCGTTAAAGAAGCTGGTGAAGGGGTCATGGCATACCACATTTTTGG AAATGCTACCCTACAGCACATAAGCAAAAGGGTTCCAAGAACAAAGGAAGAACTCCTCGAGATCAATGGCATTGGGAA GGCTAAGATACTCAAATACGGAGATCGGTTGTTGGAAACCATTGAAGCTACCATCAAGGAACACTACAAAACAGACAAAATCAATAGTGGCAGCAGCAATGACAGTAATGATTCTGCAAAGAGGAGAAGAAACACAAACGCAAACATAGACAACAATGACGACTTCAGTAGAAGCACTGGTCGGTCCAAGAGAAGGACAGTGGAAAGGCAGGACAAAGATGGTAACAGTGATAATAATCATCAATACCCTGCTGATGAGAATGACCTGGATTTTGATGACCTTGATTATGTATATGACGTTGAATCGAAAGAGAACCGCCCGCAGGTAGAGGTCAATATAAATGGAAGGATGCTACCTTCTTGGCCTAGAACATGA
- the LOC107920644 gene encoding thiamine biosynthetic bifunctional enzyme TH1, chloroplastic isoform X1, with amino-acid sequence MASATFLSTLSLANKNYLLLTPTHAYAKGYTNNFRVSNLPSIVVRKEGSVRSQGFVAMQEKGGSTLSDDSRRKTPHVLTVAGSDSGAGAGIQADLKACAARRVYCSTVITALTAQNTVGVQGVSNVPEDFVAQQLKSVLSDMQVDVVKTGMLPSVGIVKTLCKTLREFPVHALVVDPVMVSTSGDVLAGPSILSTFLEELLPMADIITPNLKEASALLNGMQLETVDDMRSAARLLHNMGPKNVLVKGGDLPDSSDAVDILYNGHNFYELRSPRIRTRNSHGTGCSLASSIAAEVAKGYPMLSAVKVAKRFVETALDYSKEIDIGNGPQGPFDHLLRLKSHSQASHRQQPFDPSDLFLYAVTDSRMNKRWGRSIIDAVKAAIDGGATIIQLGEKDAETKDFMESAKACLRICHLHGVPLLINDRVDVAIACDADGVHVGQSDMPARVARTLLGPEKIIGVSCKTPEQAEQAWVDGADYIGCGGVYPTNTKENNITVGLNGLKTVCMASKLPVVAIGGIGVSNARAVMEICASNLKGVAVVSALFDRECVQTETRKLHEVLLGSNIGST; translated from the exons ATGGCCTCTGCTACATTTCTCTCCACTCTCTCGTTGGCCAACAAG aATTATCTGCTGTTAACTCCTACTCATGCTTATGCAAAAGGGTATACTAACAACTTTAGAGTTTCGAATTTACCTTCCATTGTTGTAAGAAAAGAGGGTTCTGTTCGGTCGCAAGGTTTTGTAGCAATGCAGGAGAAGGGTGGTTCAACATTGAGCGATGATTCGAGGAGGAAAACCCCACATGTTTTGACTGTTGCTGGCTCTGATTCGGGTGCTGGGGCTGGAATTCAAGCTGATCTCAAGGCTTGCGCTGCTCGTCGAGTCTATTGTTCTACTGTTATCACTGCTCTCACTGCTCAGAACACTGTTGGGGTTCAG GGTGTAAGTAATGTACCAGAGGATTTCGTTGCACAACAGTTAAAGTCTGTGCTCTCTGATATGCAAGTTGATGTG GTGAAAACAGGTATGCTACCTTCTGTTGGCATAGTCAAGACACTCTGTAAGACGCTCAGGGAATTTCCTGTCCATG CTTTGGTGGTTGATCCTGTCATGGTATCTACAAGTGGGGATGTGCTAGCTGGTCCTTCCATTCTTTCCACATTTCT AGAGGAGCTCCTTCCAATGGCTGACATAATAACCCCAAATTTGAAGGAGGCATCTGCTTTGCTTAATGGTATGCAATTGGAAACGGTGGATGACATGCGCTCTGCTGCAAGATTGTTGCATAATATGGGCCCAAA GAATGTGCTTGTCAAGGGGGGTGACCTACCTGACTCATCAGATGCTGTTGATATTTTATATAATG GTCATAACTTCTACGAGCTGCGTTCGCCCCGTATAAGAACTCGTAACTCTCATGGTACCGGTTGTAGTTTGGCATCATCTATAGCAGCTGAAGTAGCAAAAGGCTATCCAATGCTTTCAGCTGTTAAG GTAGCAAAACGCTTTGTTGAAACTGCATTGGATTACAGCAAAGAGATTGATATTGGAAATGGACCTCAAGGCCCCTTTGATCATCTATTGAGACTTAAGAGTCATTCTCAAGCTTCTCATAGGCAGCAGCCATTTGATCCAAGTGACTTGTTTCTGTATGCTGTTACAGATTCAAGAATGAACAAACGGTGGGGCCGATCTATCATCGATGCTGTTAAAGCTGCCATAGATGGAGGTGCTACCATTATCCAGTTAGG AGAGAAGGATGCTGAAACAAAGGACTTTATGGAATCTGCAAAAGCATGTCTTAGAATTTGCCATTTGCATGGAGTTCCTCTGCTGATTAACGACCGTGTTGATGTTGCCATTGCTTGTGATGCTGATGGAGTGCATGTTGGCCAGTCTGACATGCCTGCTCGTGTTGCTCGAACTCTTCTCGGTCCAGAAAAGATTATTGGTGTCTCTTGCAAGACACCGGAGCAAGCTGAACAAGCATGGGTTGATGGTGCTGATTACATTGGGTGTGGTGGTGTCTACCCAACCAACACCAAGGAAAACAATATCACAGTTGGTTTGAATGGGCTGAAAACCGTTTGCATGGCTTCGAAGTTACCAGTGGTGGCCATTGGTGGAATCGGTGTGTCAAATGCACGTGCTGTAATGGAAATCTGCGCATCGAATCTAAAAGGCGTTGCCGTTGTTTCAGCCCTTTTTGATCGGGAATGTGTACAGACTGAAACAAGGAAGTTGCATGAAGTGCTATTGGGATCTAACATTGGTAGTACATGA
- the LOC107920644 gene encoding thiamine biosynthetic bifunctional enzyme TH1, chloroplastic isoform X2: MASATFLSTLSLANKNYLLLTPTHAYAKGYTNNFRVSNLPSIVVRKEGSVRSQGFVAMQEKGGSTLSDDSRRKTPHVLTVAGSDSGAGAGIQADLKACAARRVYCSTVITALTAQNTVGVQGVSNVPEDFVAQQLKSVLSDMQVDVVKTGMLPSVGIVKTLCKTLREFPVHALVVDPVMVSTSGDVLAGPSILSTFLEELLPMADIITPNLKEASALLNGMQLETVDDMRSAARLLHNMGPKNVLVKGGDLPDSSDAVDILYNGHNFYELRSPRIRTRNSHGTGCSLASSIAAEVAKGYPMLSAVKVAKRFVETALDYSKEIDIGNGPQGPFDHLLRLKSHSQASHRQQPFDPSDLFLYAVTDSRMNKRWGRSIIDAVKAAIDGGATIIQEKDAETKDFMESAKACLRICHLHGVPLLINDRVDVAIACDADGVHVGQSDMPARVARTLLGPEKIIGVSCKTPEQAEQAWVDGADYIGCGGVYPTNTKENNITVGLNGLKTVCMASKLPVVAIGGIGVSNARAVMEICASNLKGVAVVSALFDRECVQTETRKLHEVLLGSNIGST, from the exons ATGGCCTCTGCTACATTTCTCTCCACTCTCTCGTTGGCCAACAAG aATTATCTGCTGTTAACTCCTACTCATGCTTATGCAAAAGGGTATACTAACAACTTTAGAGTTTCGAATTTACCTTCCATTGTTGTAAGAAAAGAGGGTTCTGTTCGGTCGCAAGGTTTTGTAGCAATGCAGGAGAAGGGTGGTTCAACATTGAGCGATGATTCGAGGAGGAAAACCCCACATGTTTTGACTGTTGCTGGCTCTGATTCGGGTGCTGGGGCTGGAATTCAAGCTGATCTCAAGGCTTGCGCTGCTCGTCGAGTCTATTGTTCTACTGTTATCACTGCTCTCACTGCTCAGAACACTGTTGGGGTTCAG GGTGTAAGTAATGTACCAGAGGATTTCGTTGCACAACAGTTAAAGTCTGTGCTCTCTGATATGCAAGTTGATGTG GTGAAAACAGGTATGCTACCTTCTGTTGGCATAGTCAAGACACTCTGTAAGACGCTCAGGGAATTTCCTGTCCATG CTTTGGTGGTTGATCCTGTCATGGTATCTACAAGTGGGGATGTGCTAGCTGGTCCTTCCATTCTTTCCACATTTCT AGAGGAGCTCCTTCCAATGGCTGACATAATAACCCCAAATTTGAAGGAGGCATCTGCTTTGCTTAATGGTATGCAATTGGAAACGGTGGATGACATGCGCTCTGCTGCAAGATTGTTGCATAATATGGGCCCAAA GAATGTGCTTGTCAAGGGGGGTGACCTACCTGACTCATCAGATGCTGTTGATATTTTATATAATG GTCATAACTTCTACGAGCTGCGTTCGCCCCGTATAAGAACTCGTAACTCTCATGGTACCGGTTGTAGTTTGGCATCATCTATAGCAGCTGAAGTAGCAAAAGGCTATCCAATGCTTTCAGCTGTTAAG GTAGCAAAACGCTTTGTTGAAACTGCATTGGATTACAGCAAAGAGATTGATATTGGAAATGGACCTCAAGGCCCCTTTGATCATCTATTGAGACTTAAGAGTCATTCTCAAGCTTCTCATAGGCAGCAGCCATTTGATCCAAGTGACTTGTTTCTGTATGCTGTTACAGATTCAAGAATGAACAAACGGTGGGGCCGATCTATCATCGATGCTGTTAAAGCTGCCATAGATGGAGGTGCTACCATTATCCA AGAGAAGGATGCTGAAACAAAGGACTTTATGGAATCTGCAAAAGCATGTCTTAGAATTTGCCATTTGCATGGAGTTCCTCTGCTGATTAACGACCGTGTTGATGTTGCCATTGCTTGTGATGCTGATGGAGTGCATGTTGGCCAGTCTGACATGCCTGCTCGTGTTGCTCGAACTCTTCTCGGTCCAGAAAAGATTATTGGTGTCTCTTGCAAGACACCGGAGCAAGCTGAACAAGCATGGGTTGATGGTGCTGATTACATTGGGTGTGGTGGTGTCTACCCAACCAACACCAAGGAAAACAATATCACAGTTGGTTTGAATGGGCTGAAAACCGTTTGCATGGCTTCGAAGTTACCAGTGGTGGCCATTGGTGGAATCGGTGTGTCAAATGCACGTGCTGTAATGGAAATCTGCGCATCGAATCTAAAAGGCGTTGCCGTTGTTTCAGCCCTTTTTGATCGGGAATGTGTACAGACTGAAACAAGGAAGTTGCATGAAGTGCTATTGGGATCTAACATTGGTAGTACATGA